The Henckelia pumila isolate YLH828 chromosome 2, ASM3356847v2, whole genome shotgun sequence genome includes a window with the following:
- the LOC140882216 gene encoding uncharacterized protein: MASNDIINVHDHGILIDPLKKNVKCNHCGKIVSGFHRLKCHLGAVGKDVKPCLKVPVDVKEVFEAVLLEKKMNNLKRNLSPPKGNVNINIADTESDKSEGDCLSENSVVKRASLSNKRMCSEVGTSSPEDSSEREVKKSVGRFFYGSGHQFKDVEETFFLEMVSCFFGHGPIMNSIPSLTELKGWILEDSLQNMQLYVEEMRKTWKTTGCSILLDGWIDSGGRNLVNILVHCPRGVIYLKSSDISYFVDNADDMQLFLDEVLSDVGVENIVQIITNSTSASMKLVGKRLVEKYKHVFWTVSASTCIELMLEKFRTMSCVENALAKARIIIDFVRNHVSALKHFKTSACIQNLVRPSKIKSIVPYLTLDSMVSEKEMLKTLFASSDWKTSGMSTLTVGKQVAGLVKSSIFWKEATMALKASMPLVRALDFLYENNKPQTGFVSKIISQAKGKIKEGFNHMESQYMPFWRVIDEIWKNHLHIFLHSAGCFFNPRYMESNSCDPNIVEDMNHCIMHMVGDPCVQDLLKLQVKKYQATLKLQIEKHGKRQHISGESTSNNPLFYILPETWWSIYGEEYPELQRHAIRILSQSCDGASKFNLTRSFAELMLTNGDEQIEIKALTDLTYVHYNMRLQNFDDSRDKGIRIDEIDPQSGWKYDMEGDK; this comes from the exons ATGGCATCCAACGATATAATAAATGTTCATGATCATGGCATTCTGATTGATCCACTAAAGAAGAATGTCAAATGTAACCACTGTGGCAAAATAGTAAGCGGTTTTCATCGCCTTAAATGCCATTTAGGAGCAGTTGGAAAAGATGTAAAGCCTTGCTTAAAGGTTCCAGTCGATGTGAAAGAAGTATTTGAGGCAGTCTTGCTTGAAAAGAAAATGAATAATTTGAAGAGAAATTTGAGCCCTCCAAAGGGTAATGTCAACATCAATATAGCAGACACTGAATCTGATAAATCTGAAGGGGACTGTCTATCAGAAAACTCGGTGGTTAAAAGGGCTTCTTTGTCCAATAAAAGAATGTGTTCCGAAGTTGGCACCAGTAGTCCTGAAGATTCATCTGAGAGGGAGGTAAAAAAAAGTGTAGGTAGGTTCTTCTATGGATCAGGCCATCAATTTAAAGACGTGGAAGAGACTTTCTTCCTGGAGATGGTCAGTTGCTTTTTTGGGCATGGGCCTATTATGAATAGTATTCCCAGTCTTACGGAGTTGAAAGGATGGATTTTGGAGGACTCGCTACAAAATATGCAACTATATGTCGAGGAAATGAGAAAAACATGGAAAACTACTGGTTGCAGCATCTTGTTAGATGGTTGGATTGATTCAGGTGGTCGAAATCTGGTTAATATTTTAGTCCATTGTCCGCGAGGTGTGATTTATCTAAAATCATCGGATATATCATATTTTGTGGACAATGCTGATGACATGCAATTATTCCTTGATGAAGTTCTTTCGGATGTAGGAGTGGAGAATATTGTTCAAATTattacaaattcgacttctGCTTCTATGAAATTAGTTGGCAAGCGACTGGTGGAGAAGTACAAGCATGTGTTTTGGACTGTAAGTGCATCCACTTGCATCGAGCTGATGCTAGAGAAGTTCAGAACGATGAGTTGCGTTGAAAATGCATTGGCGAAGGCTAGGATTATCATAGATTTTGTTCGGAATCATGTCTCTGCTTTAAAACATTTCAAAACTTCTGCTTGCATTCAGAATCTAGTCAGACCATCCAAAATAAAGTCCATTGTACCATATTTAACACTGGACAGTATGGTTTCAGAGAAGGAAATGTTGAAAACATTGTTTGCTTCTAGTGACTGGAAAACCTCGGGAATGTCGACTTTAACCGTAGGCAAACAAGTTGCTGGCTTGGTTAAAAGCTCTATCTTCTGGAAAGAGGCGACAATGGCTTTGAAGGCATCTATGCCTCTTGTACGTGCATTAGACTTTCTGTATGAGAACAATAAGCCGCAAACTGGTTTCGTCTCCAAAATAATATCTCAGGCCAAAGGAAAAATCAAAGAGGGGTTTAACCATATGGAATCTCAGTACATGCCATTTTGGCGAGTAATCGACGAGATTTGGAAGAACCACCtacacatttttcttcattctGCTGGCTGCTTTTTCAACCCGAGATACATGGAGTCAAATAGCTGTGATCCAAACATTGTCGAGGATATGAACCATTGCATAATGCATATGGTTGGAGATCCCTGCGTTCAAGATTTGTTAAAGCTCCAAGTTAAGAAATACCAAGCAACACTAAAGCTCCAAATCGAAAAGCACGGGAAAAGACAACATATTTCTGGTGAAAGTACCAGCAACAATCCCCTCTTTTATATTCTTCCAG AAACTTGGTGGTCAATTTATGGTGAAGAATATCCCGAACTGCAGAGACACGCCATTCGCATTCTTAGCCAAAGTTGTGATGGTGCCTCAAAGTTCAACCTCACGAGGAGCTTTGCTGAGCTGATGCTAACGAATGGAGATGAACAGATAGAGATAAAAGCGTTGACAGATTTGACGTATGTTCATTACAACATGCGACTACAAAATTTTGATGACAGTAGAGATAAAGGAATCAGAATTGATGAGATTGATCCGCAGAGTGGTTGGAAGTATGATATGGAGGGCGATAAATGA
- the LOC140884157 gene encoding thymidylate kinase-like, with protein sequence MENKHKSDSRGALIILEGLDRCGKTSQCGRLISYLQELGHPVESWRFPDRDTGVGQMISSYLANKSHLDDRAIHLLFSANRWEKRSLMESKLRSGTTLVVDRYSFSGVAFSSAKGLDMEWCKAPEAGLLAPDLVVYLDISPENAAKRGGYGGEKYEQLEFQKRVAQSYQTLQDTTWKVIDATLPVEEVQKQLRQMAMESVTVCQEGKPLSELWAF encoded by the exons ATGGAAAACAAGCACAAAAGTGATTCTAGGGGCGCGTTAATCATTCTAGAAGGATTAGATCGTTGCGGCAAGACATCTCAATGTGGTAGATTGATTTCATACCTACAAGAGTTAGGACATCCAGTTGAGTCATGGAGATTCCCTGATAGAGATACTGGTGTTGGACAAATGATTTCTTCCTACCTTGCCAACAAATCTCATCTGGATGATCGTGCGATTCATCTCCTCTTCAGTGCGAATCGCTGGGAGAAGAG ATCATTAATGGAGTCAAAACTGAGAAGCGGAACCACGCTTGTAGTTGACCGTTATTCTTTTTCTGGAGTTGCTTTCTCATCTGCCAAAGGACTTGATATGGAGTGGTGTAAG GCTCCAGAGGCAGGATTGCTGGCCCCAGATCTAGTGGTATACCTTGACATATCACCAGAG AATGCAGCCAAGAGAGGAGGTTATGGAGGTGAGAAATATGAGCAGCTTGAATTTCAAAAGAGAGTAGCTCAATCATATCAAACACTTCAGGATACCACATGGAAG GTTATAGATGCAACCCTTCCCGTGGAAGAGGTCCAGAAACAGCTGAGGCAAATGGCTATGGAATCTGTGACTGTTTGCCAAGAAGGGAAGCCTCTTTCGGAGCTGTGGGCATTCTAG